Proteins encoded by one window of Seriola aureovittata isolate HTS-2021-v1 ecotype China chromosome 4, ASM2101889v1, whole genome shotgun sequence:
- the bcl7bb gene encoding B-cell CLL/lymphoma 7 protein family member B-B: protein MNHNSIKMSGRSGRAETRSRAKDDIKKVLAAIEKVRKWEKKWVTVGDTSLRIFKWVPVTETKQIYRTKSTGGDVRGLKDVVLENTNSLLDFTDENSNQSFLSDVYQPKMDNSSSTSSSQQVSPPHTSSLRTEDSQPPMLGQESVDEPVHSGQEGADEPPTLIKEDLLSSGTVRQSSPDIQEELDESGAPPLKKICTGENAVLR from the exons ATGAATCATAACAGCATCAAGATGTCGGGACGATCAGGCCGCGCTGAGACCCGAAGTCGAGCTaaagatgacattaaaaaggTCCTGGCAGCCATCGAGAAAGTGCGCAAATG GGAGAAGAAATGGGTGACAGTTGGAGACACATCCCTACGCATATTCAAGTGGGTCCCAGTAACAGAAACAAAGCAG ATTTATCGCACCAAATCCACAGGTGGAGATGTTAGAGGATTGAAAGATGTGGtcctggaaaacacaaactcttTACTGGATTTCACTG ATGAAAACAGCAACCAGAGCTTTCTGTCGGATGTTTACCAGCCTAAAATggataacagcagcagcacctccaGCTCGCAGCAGGTCAGCCCTCCACATACCTCCAGCCTCCGAACTGAAGACTCCCAGCCACCGATGCTGGGCCAGGAGAGTGTGGATG AGCCGGTTCATTCAGGACAGGAGGGGGCTGATGAGCCTCCTACGCTCATCAAGGAGGACCTTCTTTCATCAGGAACTGTCAGACAGAGTTCCCCAGACATACAG gAGGAACTGGATGAATCAGGAGCACCTCCTTTAAAGAAGATTTGCACAGGAGAAAATGCTGTTCTAAGATAG